The genome window TTATGCCGACCGGGCTAAGTTCCTGGGCGATCCTGACTTCGTGAAAGTGCCGGTAGAAACCCTGATCAGTAAAGATTACCTGAGTAAGCGGTGGAATGACTTCAATTGGGATAAAGCAACGGATAGCAAGGACATCAGCGGCGGCGTTTTCCCAGGTTATGAAAGTCTTGAAACAACGCATTTTTCTATCGTTGACAAAGAAGGCAATGCTGTTTCCCTCACTACAACGCTGAATGGCGGCTATGGAAGCCGGGTTGTGATCAAAGGCGGCGGATTTCTGATGAATAATGAAATGGACGATTTCAGTATAAAGGCTGGCGCGCCTAACATGTACGGATTGATCGGTAACAAGGCAAATGCCATTGCGCCGGGTAAAAGAATGCTTTCGTCCATGACGCCAACCATTATAGAAAAGGACGGAAAGCTCCTGATGGTCGTTGGAACACCGGGCGGATCGACCATTATTACATCCGTTTACCAAACCATCCTGAACGTCCTGGAACACGGTATGACCATGCAGCAGGCGGTTAACGCACTAAAATTTCACCATCAATGGTTACCAGATATAACCACTTTTGAATCAAATGCATTTTCGGAAAACACTATAAAAAAGTTGCAGAACAAAGGTTATAACCTTGAACAGCAACGCAATACAATCGGGCGTATGGATTGTATACTGGTACGCCCGGATGGTTCGCTCGAAGGAGGCTCGGATCCGAGGGGTGATGACACGAGTATGGGATACTAATATTTCAGCGCTTTTGAGCGTTACTCTTAAGCATTGCTTTATCCTGTTATGAAAAAACTTACATTCCTGTTACTATTTATATCTGCTGCCTGCTTATCAAACTGTAAAAAAGATTCAAACGAACTCGGGCCCGATCCGGATACCGGCAAGCCATTCGCACCGATACAGTTTTTAAGATCATTTGACGTTACTGACTCTGAAAAAGTCACATTTGATTCGGTAACGAAGAACTATCAGATTAGCATGCCCGAATCATATCAGAGCAATTCGGCAGAGTTAAAAATGTCTTTAAACAAAAATGTGGTGCTGATAGACAGCCTAGGAAAAGCCACAACAGACAGCACAATTACCTATAATTTTAAAGGAAACCCGCCGCTGTCATTTACATTACGTGATAAGGAAGACAAGTTTGCCGGTACATTCACAGTGTATTTCGAAATCGGCGGCGAACCTAAGGTTGAGCTGCTGACAAAGACTATTACTGTCAATACAAATGGCTTCAAAACCCCCTTCAAATTTGTTTCCGGCGTTGGGACCATTCCTGCGCGTCCCGGGCAGGCCGCACCGATCATTAAGCTGACCAATCCCAAAACCGGCTTCACCGACCAAACAACTTATAACCAGAATCAGGATAATATCGTTTTTGAATCGATAGATAAGCTTGTGGGCCCGGACCCTGTTACGATGGAAGTCCTTTTTGCGGATAAAAATCCGATCAAATTCGAAGGTGTTACGTTTACGCGTGGCGAGCCTATTTCCAGGATCTCTGAATCTAAATTTGTTTACTCTACCAAAGATTCGGTGTTTATAAGTGGTGGATATTTCCTTCCATCGACCAAATATACGGTCAAATTCACCAACGATTTCGTGAAGACGCCGGCAACAGCAGCATTGAAATATGTAAGCGCCACAAACCTGAATCTGGAAAAATTCCCGGCCAATATACCTGACGGCTCTTACCTGCTTACCTTTCATGAAGGAGAGAAGCAGATTGGCAAAGGTGCCATCTACGTTTCCAATGTGGCCACAACCAAAGGCATAGAATCGATCTGGAAGGGAGATCTTACATTGGCGCTTACGAGAAATGTGGAACCATTGACATTCAAAAAAGGGGACACATTTTATGCAAAACCATCGCCGGTGGAATACGGCTCATCAAATACAAGCTTTGACGTTGCCAAATTGCCCGCATTGCGTTTGAAAAGCGGTGCGACAACGGTGGATCTGAAACCAGCCCTGGCGGTTGTGAATTGGGCCACTGCCGGTGTAAGTTATCCGGTTGGCCGATATGTTGTTCCTGCGAACCTTGCAGCCGGTCAGTATGAAGTCTATGCTGTGTTTCCGGATAAGACCGTTAGCAAGCCATATTGGGCGAAACTACGCGTCAACTAATCGTTCGGTCAACATTTAAACTCTTGTCAGTTCCTGGATCATTTGCTTAAATTCAGGAAACTGCATTTGTAATGCGGTCCTTTCGGCCATTTCAAAATCTGCAAAATCAAATCCCGGCGCAACCGTGCACCCAACCAGTGCATAGGCGCTTCCTTTTGCAGGACGCGAAGCAAACCACGCTCCTGCGGGCACCACTGCCTGAAATGTTTCTCCATTGTCGGGGTTATTGCCTAGCCTGATCACCTGCATTTCCCTTTTTTTCTCATCGATTACAAAAACATCCAACGCTTCCCCCGCATAGAAATGCCACATTTCATCGGCCTGAATCCTGTGGAATGCTGAGAAATTATGGCTTTCCAGCAAAAAATAAATGCCGGTTGAAAATGCCCTATCGCCATTGAATCGTTCAGGTAATGCTTCCTTGGGAATGCTTTCTGCTGCCCGGTAAGTCTCCGTATAATAACCGCCCTCAGGATGCGGACTTAATGCATATTTCTCGATCCAATAATGAGCCGGTTTCAGGTTTTCTATCATATCGACAATTTAGCACGCCCGTTTAATAAATCACGCGGGAACTCAGGCTTTTTATTCTTCAAAATACAATCCACGTTTTGGCATATTCAATCATTTACTTACTTTTGATCATAATTAATCACAAACGATCAATATTAGTCAATATGAAAAATGACCGGGTTCGCATCACATCTGACGAGGTGCTGTCAAACAATTGGTATACATTAAAAAAATACACATTCGACTATCAGCGCGCCGACGGACAATGGGAAAAGCAATCCAGAGAAGCGTACGACCGTGGCAATGGGGCTGTCATCTTGCTTTATAACCGCGAAAAGCAAACGGTTCTCTTAACCCGGCAATTCAGAATCCCGACTTATGTGAATGGAAATGAAACCGGCATGCTGATAGAGGCTTGCGCCGGACTGCTGGATCGTGATAATCCGGAAGATTGCATCAGGCGGGAAACGGAAGAAGAAACGGGCTATAAAATCAATTCTGTTGAGAAAATATTTGAAGCTTATATGTCACCTGGGTCGGTTACCGAGATCCTCTACTTTTTTGTGGCAGAATATAGCGAAGATATGAAAGTGAGTGATGGAGGCGGCAGCGCGCAGGAACAGGAGAACATTGAGGTGATGGAATTACCATTCGGAAAAGCGCTGGATATGGTTAAGTCCGGGGAAATTAAGGATGCCAAAACCATTATGCTGCTGCAACATGCGCAACTCACTCAATTAGTCACAAAAAATGGCCAAACAGAGTCAAATCAACTCTCTTCGGCCATTTAAATTTATTTTCTATTAGCTATGATATGGGATCAGGCGTAGGCGTGTTTTGAGGTGTCGCCGTTTCGGGGCTGCTCTTTCCGCCTACGAATTTCTCATAAAGATCTTTGAAGAAGCTCTCAGCATCCGGGAAGCTGCTTTTAAGCGTATCTGCACCTTTCGTTTTGAGCTCATCAAAATACTCCGGAGCTTTATCGATTGCACCTTCTGCTTCGGCTTTCAAATTATTAGCCTTCGTTTTCAGGTCTTCCAAAAGCTTTTCGCCCTCTTCGCTTTGAAGATACTTATGTGCGGCCACGCCGGCGGCTGCTCCAAGAATAAATGTGGCAAGGTGTTTTGAGTTTATGCTCATGATTTCCAGTTACTTAGTTTAAGATTAAATTTATGAAATTATGTCTTGTACAAAAGGAATACTTAAAGTCACCGAACATTTGCACAAAAAACTGTGCCCACATTTACTATCACATGCTTACTTAATTTCAAATGCGGCCTGCATGCGATAGCTTATCTTGATTTTCTGATATTGAACCTGGCTAT of Dyadobacter chenhuakuii contains these proteins:
- a CDS encoding cupin domain-containing protein; its protein translation is MIENLKPAHYWIEKYALSPHPEGGYYTETYRAAESIPKEALPERFNGDRAFSTGIYFLLESHNFSAFHRIQADEMWHFYAGEALDVFVIDEKKREMQVIRLGNNPDNGETFQAVVPAGAWFASRPAKGSAYALVGCTVAPGFDFADFEMAERTALQMQFPEFKQMIQELTRV
- the nudK gene encoding GDP-mannose pyrophosphatase NudK, whose protein sequence is MKNDRVRITSDEVLSNNWYTLKKYTFDYQRADGQWEKQSREAYDRGNGAVILLYNREKQTVLLTRQFRIPTYVNGNETGMLIEACAGLLDRDNPEDCIRRETEEETGYKINSVEKIFEAYMSPGSVTEILYFFVAEYSEDMKVSDGGGSAQEQENIEVMELPFGKALDMVKSGEIKDAKTIMLLQHAQLTQLVTKNGQTESNQLSSAI
- a CDS encoding YtxH domain-containing protein, with the translated sequence MSINSKHLATFILGAAAGVAAHKYLQSEEGEKLLEDLKTKANNLKAEAEGAIDKAPEYFDELKTKGADTLKSSFPDAESFFKDLYEKFVGGKSSPETATPQNTPTPDPIS